TACTACTGCTGCTCAATCACACATTTTATCCTTCAAATCTTCCATGCTACCAGGATGTGACCATACATCCAGATGTAGCATATATTTCTGTCGTTTTTACTATGATAGCATTCCTGACGTAGTATCtgattagtacaaatttttttcatttgcagaGTGCACCAGCAAATCAAATGAAGTCCCGACTATAGATAAGCGCCTTGCTTTCCTTTCAACTGAGGAAACCATAGCGAATAAATAGAACACACGATAATGAGGCATTCGTGATCTGTGTAGAATAGTCCAGCGAATAATAATTAGATTAGGGTTCTTGAGTTAAGTGTAATCTGTACAATGCCTCTCCAAGTTCTTGAACCAGTACTGCCACCGTCTTTTGAACTCACACGTTCTTTGAAGTGTTTCTTATGATAAGCATGCTTAAATACAGTGGATGTTAATCAGGTTTCTTCAAAGTTTGtcaaatgcatatatatgtttcattgCGTCAATGCTTGTTTTGGGCATTTACATCAGAATCAGATAGACAAATGGTTTGGCTTAATGTGGTTGGGCCTGCATCCAACCAATTGTTCCATGCTTCTGTCCTTGAGGTGCAAGATATGAAgttgttttgattttgaaaACATGGCTGGAGCACTCACTGATTACTTTTTTAGTAGCATAAAATGAAGGAATTTTatataaggttttttttttatatttcctGTGGCTTATCATATTGGGCATTTGAAAGCAATGTGAGATTGCCATGTGATTATCTTAAACAATCTGAGATTGCCATGAGCAATTTCCCGTGAGGTTTTGCACTTACACAGGTAGAACATCTAGCACTTATCTTGGGAAGATTGCCAGCGTCAACGCTCATTTTGTGCTGCTCAGGGCACCTTTAATGGTTAGCATTAATAGTGTGCTTACCGATAGAGAAAAAACCAAGCAGCTTACTTAATAGTTTCTTCTCCTAACAGAGAGAGGCATAGTGGGTGCAAAATTTGTTGGTTTGTCATAACAACCAATTCTAGTAGCAAGCACATACAAGATTTAAGCACCTTGTGGCATCGATGCCTATGGAAGAGTTGGCTCCATATGATTAGCGTCTCCTTGATTAGGTttgtggaagaaaaaaaatcggttCTCTCTCGCAAGCATCTATTGAAGCACCGCCCTAGAGATGTTCATAAGCAactaaacaataataattgATCATTTTCTGCTGCTCAATTGTAACTGATGGATGATTCAGTTGTGATGTACATCAACCATATGGCAATACACATGCAGAAAATATTCAGACAAATTGCTGCTAGTTCATATATATGAGATGATATTCATGTGCAGCGATGCAGAAGAATTCACCTGGCAAGATTAGCAAACACATCCAACCGGttactaataaaatattaggATATGTAGCCGTCCCCTACTTGGACTTGGACTCGGAGATTTTGCAGGTATAAATAGACGGAGAGCCAGCCGCCGCATCGGCGACGAGCTGAGCCATGGGGCGGCCACGAGCAAGGGGGACGAGCAAGGGGAAGCAGCGGATCGAGATCCGCTACATCGAGGACAGCGGCAAGCGGCAGGTGAGCTTCTCcaagcgccgcgccggcctgtTCAAGAAGGCGTCCGAGCTCTGCCTGCTCTGCGgcgcctccgtcgccgtcctcgccttctccggcgccggcaacgTCTTCGCGTTCGGCGGCCCGAGCGCCGACGCCGTTGTCCGCCACTATTATTATTACGCCTCCTCACTCCGCGGTgtcagcggcggcgccctGCCTTCTTCTTCCGCCACGGCCGCCACGCCCGGCCGCGGCTGCGAGGAGCAGGAGGCGCTATGGCGAGCGGTGGAGCAGACCagggcggaggtggcggcggaggaggcacGGGCTCGCGATATCGTGGACAAGGTCACGAAGGCCGTGGCCGGGAGGCGGTTCTGGTGGGACGCAGACGTGGAGGCGCTCGGCGAGGCGGAGCTGCCACGTTTCGGCATGGCGCTCGAAAAGCTCAGGCGCAGCGCCCGCCTCTGCGCCAACAGGCTGCTGCTCTCAGCCATGCCATCACCATtgacatcgccgccgccgccgccgccgtcttctcTAGCGTCGACACCATGCTTTACTACGATGCCCCAAGCAATGCCTTGATTATGGTTGATGGCTGCAATTTGCTCCATTTTGTTTAGAGAGCAGCTAGCTACTCAATGCCTTGATTAAGAGTTTTTTCCTTATCCTTAATAAGCCACCATGTGATACTcctcttttctatataaaatttagtgtcttctagtacctaaggtattaaaagatactaaattttatataaaaaaataatgacatatcttggtacctactcaagcttggtacctactcaaggatgataaaattattctgATTATAATGTTTTGTACAATGTAACCAAAGTGATCTAAAGCTTATACTACCcagctattatatatttatgctttaaTTGCTTCATAGTTAATGCTTCAATCTTCCACTATAATATAAACCTCCAATCTTCTCTTATAAGAGTATCCCCAACAgctaatctaaatttggtcatctatattttcatttagatgatcatttaaaacagtttcatcgtttatatctctttatactctaacagattattcatatatgacataacatccaaatatggatgacatgtaaaaacagaggatgagatagatgttctgttgaAGCTTAGATAGATGAACTGTTAGAGATactctaagagcatccccaacagctcatctaccTCATCCTTATGaaaactacaaattgagcttcAACAGAATGGCTATtgtatcatccatattaggagagaaaactttcatatttagatgatctctctcctccaaaaagatatagagaatgtcatatataaatgatctagtaaagtacataaaaatataaaggataaaactaatttagatgatcatataaataaccaaatttaaatgagctATTAGAAATGCTCTAAGGGTCCGTTTGCTATCATGTTAAACATAACATTTTGTTTGCCTAGTTCTTAAAATTTGGTCTTTCAATTTTAAACAAACTGTAGAGAAGATCGGAAGGACAAAACATGTATGCCAACGTCAACAAAAATGAATGGGTTATGGGTATCACATTTTTGCCCATTCTTCCCTCTCCATGAATATTTGACGATGTAGGGTACTGAACTAAAAGCTCAACCGCTGACCTTGGATCGTGGGAATGAAACAGAAAGCTTGTTACACAATTCCACCAAGCATATATCTCATGATCTAATTAAGATACATAAGCAAACACAGCTCACGGAAATCAGGCAAAGAAATAGCACTAagaaactaacaaaaaaaGAGGAACTACTGCATCCACGACAAAACACATTGTGCCACCAGACATTGCAGCGGCaaggtaccaaaaaaaaaaagaaaagaaagaaagatcaGATGAATGAGCTGAGTCAGATAAGACTGCTGCTGTACAACAATGCAGTACCGCCTCCACTCACAAGGACGAGAGATTGGCTGGAGAAGGCTAATGCCATGCCCTGGTGGATCCGAGACATAAAAGAGATCACCCCCTTCGGGCTGACAACAATTATGCTTTGTAGCTTGGTATAAATTAAGCGTTTCCTGCTCTTGGAGTCTGTCAAAAGTGTGCAAAAGAAACATCAGAACCAGTGAGAATCGCATATCAGTGCAGGGGGACTGAAGCATGAACAGAAAGAAGCAAGAGCTCATTTGGGGCCAATCAACAGGTTCACTTCTATTGAGGGAGCATGGCAAGAGACAACTGGAATTGTTACTAGGTTAAAAATACTATTGGATTGAGACTTCACTAGAGCCTTCAGAAAACATCTCATGTAAATTCTGCTTTAGTATTTCCATAAGAATACAAAAgaagaggggggggggggggggggggggggggctgtGTTCATGCAATTtgcataatataaatttacagGTAACACGTTTTGCGTTGTAACATAAATTTAATTCATGTGTAGCCATATGCACAACATTAATGCCAAGTCACAATCCAGTGGCAACCACAAATTCGTGCAAATTGGAACTGATTTAAAATCTGCTAGTCTTGCTGTCCAAATTTAGGGACAGAACTGAATTTATCCACTCagatatcaaaataattaCGTATGAGGATGACAAAAGATAATATGCTTGGGCTATGCAACAAAATGCTAATAAAACAATTAGTCACATACAGACATGTCAATATGATCTAAAATACACAACTAATGGTACTGAAGCTTTTCTGATGAAGTATGTATTTATTTCCTAAGAAAGTATGTATTTACTCCCtccaaatataaacatttctaggattcaaattttgtaccacaGTATAACAacttcatctttttgcttgtcatatgcttataagccaaaatttgaattttcaaacttaaatttggagttgattttgggtttttcattctagtttatttttcagccatggcttttagattgataaagaacacgtatataaaagttttattcaaaaattatttttcatttgcaaatatgctgtttggctaaacaatcacccctaagCATTTTTGAACTGATTTCCATGATTTTAATCATTCTAATGATTTAAGATCCAATCAGATGCTTAGAACGGGAAGCTaatcatttaaatattcaaaaattaaccacTAAAGTGACTACAAGGGAATCTTTTAATATATCCTTAGTATATGCCAAACAACTTAGAAAGGCCACTACACTAGCTTATgaaaagatgaaaattttgggacggatggagtatttcCTAATAAATAGTTCAACGAGGATAATGCAAAATCTTCAGTTGTCCACTATGCTAGCTTATGAAAAGATGAAATCATTTAAACTTGATATTTTACCTTGTTTGGAATTGGTTTCCTTGAATGTGGACCCCCTGTATCATTTGGTTTCAAGATCTGAAAAGAACACATTAAACTTTCATCTATGCTCAACAAAGCACCCGCATTATCAAATTCCCCGCAATAGTTTGGAGCTGAAAAGATTGTCACTAATCTCCTTTGCGCAAAAAACTCATAGCCATCCTCGACAACCTAAAGATATTCATGTTGAAATTGTCACATAAATCTCAAGAGACATAGTAAATATACAATAATTAGAGCTTACCTGATGAGCGCGGCATATAAGATCGAGGTCATTCTTctccaaaaattctaaaagcTTATCTGCACCAAAAGTGCAAGAAACACCTCTGTCACTCTCCCCCCACCCTTCTGCGTCAGGACTAGGATCAGACCAAAGTAAATCACACAAAAGACCATAGTCAGGAATCTCAGTGGGCCTCTCAATATCCTTTATTTGATCCAAGCTATTCAGTTCAGGTGAGAGGccaccatgcatgcagagtATCTTATCATCAATAAGTGCTGCCATAGGCAGGCAGTTGAAGCAATCAGAAAAGATCTTCCACAGTCGAACATTGAACCGCCTCTTGCATTCATCATAGAATCCATACACTCTGTTAATTTTTGCATCTTCATGGTTTCCCCTTAACAGGAAAATCTTATCAGGATACTTCACTTTGTATGCTAGAAGCAAGCATATGGTTTCCAAGCTTTGTTTGCCTCTGTCCACATAGTCTCCAAGGAAAAGATAAGTTGAAGTTGGAGGATAACCACCCAAATCAAACAACCTCAGAAGATCAACAAATTGCCCATGGATATCACCTGTATGCAAATGATACTTCTTTATCAGAAAATTCTGGACCACAACatcaatcaaaaaatatgtcaCGTACAGTGATAAAACTTCAAATCTTAGTTTTATGGGAGATCAAATATGCAGAATTAGGGGTGATGTAGGTTCTAAACGACCCCCGTTTCCAGATCTTTTGTGACTGCAAATATGTAGGCATGTATATGTTGTTTGTGACATTGtatgtttttaactaaaaaatattgtatatagAGGAGTACTGTAATCATGTATAAAAGCATAGATTTgcagataattaattatttgttgcaCTTTACATTTTAGAGTTATTCATATCTTTAGGGACATGGTGCTAATGTCCAAAAAGACAAAGAATTCAAACATACGTAAGCATGCACAATTCTTGACCAATTAAGTGAGACCTCAAAGCAAACACATAGAATACCAGAATAGAGCAGCTCAGAACATAATAAACGTACTAAATATTCAATGAAGCTGCAGAGAAGGAAATGGAGATAATTGTATGCTATAGGTTGTCAAAGAGATGCAATGCAGAACTATATTAGAATTTGTTCTTTGCAGAGGAAAATTCAATCTGTCTCCTACCAAACTATCATCAATCTACTATAACACCTGAACCATAGAACCATCTAAAATAACTATGTAACTTACAAAGCCAGATACAATAAACATTAGATTTGTTTATGTAAGGAGGGATTTAAAACAATCCCTTTGAATTGGAAATTAACTCATTTTCCGGACCAACAATCCAAAGAGACTGGGGGCATCCACACTAGTCAAGCAAGCACAAAGTGTTCTTCTTGTGTAGTATTGCTCGTTCTGCTTCACCTTGGATAGCCAAGTAGCAgcgagaaaaattaaatttatggaAAAAGGAACCTCATGTCAGACTACTCTTGCCTTACTCTGTATATCAATGATACAACACTCCAAAGAGTGGCCTAACACAGAGCATCACTTGAAAGATTGGATAGTGCAGTACGCTACTCGAATGGAATATTGTACATAAAATACCATTCCTAGATCTTATTTGCATCTCACAATATACACTCATATACTGCATACGCACCAACCTTTACTTTCCAcaccatcaattttttttttgggttcaaACAGATTTGTACCCATCAATTCAGCCATATATCTCGGCTTTCTGAAGTCCATAATCCATAAAAGCCAAAGAAAAAGAGTAATTTTGTGTTCCTTAGAATGAAAGGAGACTACAATCTCCAACACCAATCAACAATCCCTCACCAAGGACA
This is a stretch of genomic DNA from Oryza brachyantha chromosome 1, ObraRS2, whole genome shotgun sequence. It encodes these proteins:
- the LOC102715618 gene encoding serine/threonine-protein phosphatase PP1-like; the encoded protein is MMMTRASMGAMDGAAVDEVVRRLVEGGRGGRQVQLSEAEIRQLCVEAKRVLLSQPNLLRIHAPVKICGDIHGQFVDLLRLFDLGGYPPTSTYLFLGDYVDRGKQSLETICLLLAYKVKYPDKIFLLRGNHEDAKINRVYGFYDECKRRFNVRLWKIFSDCFNCLPMAALIDDKILCMHGGLSPELNSLDQIKDIERPTEIPDYGLLCDLLWSDPSPDAEGWGESDRGVSCTFGADKLLEFLEKNDLDLICRAHQVVEDGYEFFAQRRLVTIFSAPNYCGEFDNAGALLSIDESLMCSFQILKPNDTGGPHSRKPIPNKTPRAGNA
- the LOC102718977 gene encoding agamous-like MADS-box protein AGL61; its protein translation is MGRPRARGTSKGKQRIEIRYIEDSGKRQVSFSKRRAGLFKKASELCLLCGASVAVLAFSGAGNVFAFGGPSADAVVRHYYYYASSLRGVSGGALPSSSATAATPGRGCEEQEALWRAVEQTRAEVAAEEARARDIVDKVTKAVAGRRFWWDADVEALGEAELPRFGMALEKLRRSARLCANRLLLSAMPSPLTSPPPPPPSSLASTPCFTTMPQAMP